Part of the Trichoderma asperellum chromosome 1, complete sequence genome is shown below.
CAACGGCCGTTCCCCAAATATTATGCCATTTTATTTCTGAGAACTGTCCCTAATTATCTTGATAGCTTTAAGTCTGGTATTTTAGTTgttggaaaaggagaaaagaacacCATCAAGCTCGATGGCTGGGAAGTGACTGTTTCTGCTTTCATGAATAATATGATTGCCAGCCCGGAACATCAGAATTTAACAGACAAGCAAATTAAAGCCGCAATTAAAGCCAAGGCGGAGCTTGAAAAATCGTATGACTTTTATTCTCCTGCTACTATAGACGAGCAGAACAAGGCTCGTGATCCCAACGTCAAGGAAAATATTGTGGCTCGGAAGATGAAGCCTGGCGAATACTCTATCCATCGTCTTTTTGCGGCAATCAGTGGTAAGTTACTGTTGTTGATTATTACATATATACAGCTTTTTGGTTTTATGCTGGCTAACGTAATAATGGGGGTCAGAGGGCTCTTGGAGCGCGCCCCTTCTGGAGGAATCTTCAGTGCCAGGGCCCAATGGAACCAGAATGACTCTGGAAAAATGGATCAAAGAGCCTGAAAACAGTGTCCAGGCTACTAAAGTTACCTCTCTTCTCGGAGAGTGGGCAGCTACCCACACTCATTCCGCGTTCTTTACCCTTGGTCTTCAGGTGGAGTTGcctgagaaagaggaaagccaCACAGCTACGTTCAGTAGGTGGTCCTAGTTGATTCAGTTGTAGATCAAAATGACTGACTACATTTAGTTCCCACGTCTCTTCGTTTGCAAAATTACCCATATTTCACGAACGACGAAATCGAGACACACAAGAACCCTGCAGACTTTCCCGTCGGATTTGAAAATCGCCCTTACAACTGTTTCGTATATTGCGAGGCCACTGATGGTGCGGCACTACCATCCGTCCGCCGGCTTCCCTTCACCGGTAACCTTGCGGAGCCCGATGGGCCCAATAAGTTGGGCGAGATCAATGGCAGTTTTGTCATCAGCCACCAGCTATTCATGGATCGCCACCTATTGCCATTGCTCAGAGAACTTTCTAAAGCGATTCAGGTTATTCCATTACGACCTACGTGTAAAACAAGCGACAACGGGGGTGATATTTTCGCCCCTCGTTTTGCCTTTGGCTGCGATCCTTCAGATCCCGAGGATAAGAGAAAACTACCAAACTCGCAAGCTGACCGTGGAAATCCAGCAGACAAGTTCTTTGACTGGAAGTGGTCTCCAACGGGTGGGTATGAGTGGTCTGATTATGTCGAGGCTGATGGAAGTGACCGAGACTACCATGATTTCGTTGGATATAGGCCAGGCGCATTCTTCCGAAGGTGGTCCATGAACTGCAAGATGAGCGTCAAGGTCACTTGGGTAGAGGGTCAAAGTAAAATGAAGGTTGCAGGCCGTACCGAATATTTTCACTGGGAAGGTTATAATCGATCAACGCCCAACTTCAGTCGCCAGAGTGGTGCTCTATGGGGAAGGTAAGTTTCCTAAATCTATAATGGTCCCTTTGATTGCAGTGAAGTCAAGACTTACTGACGTGTGATTGACAGATTCACCACAATCGTAACATGGAGTTTCATAATTGAGCTCGCAGTTCCGAGCGAGGTGAAGACAAACAAAGAAATACTGAATGGCGTAATTGAGCCTCACGTCAAAGGTATCGATGAGGCCACTGGAATGCCGACTGATTTCAAGTTAAACACTGACGATATGTCGTATGTGCTTGATAAGACTCACCTCAAGGTCGGCCTCGCCGTTGAAGATCGCGTAAAGGCTGcagttaaaaatattactgccAACTTACAGAACAAGTTCACAAACGTTGGCCGTTTTTATTACCCGGGTGGCCAGGAGCTCACATTTGGAGATCCATTGCTTACTCGACAGGGTGATCTCATTGCTACTATTACATACAAGGAGTGAGTTCTCTGAAAAGCATTGCCAAGCTCTCTGTGGAAGCATATAGAACTGACAGATGCTCCCATTAAAGCCTACCTCCCGGTCGTATTGGTGTACGACCGGCTAACACTATGAAATATGAGGTCCCAGCACCCACCGAACCTCAGACTGTTGAAGCAGACCCCATCCTTGAAGCAAGGGATGATGATTTTGCATGTCTTCTGTCTTGGGGTGGTCAAGTTGATTCATACGAACCACCAACTGAAAAGGATGTACCTGGTAGGGCAAAGATAACTTTGCGTGGTAGCAACAACACTGGCAAGACCATTGCCTTCCGTCGCCTACAGATCCATATGCTTCCTACTAAGTTCCCTGACAATGAAGTAAAGAGTCTGTTTCCTGAAGATAACCCTGACTTCTGGGAGGACCCCAAAGTTGTTGAAGCtgagtggaagaagagaagggaagCAAGAAAGGCTGAACGTGCTAGGAAGAAGGCTGAgcgggagagagaggaa
Proteins encoded:
- a CDS encoding uncharacterized protein (EggNog:ENOG41), which gives rise to MAPLSRFTVSLRTDETKPNEYYHQICALSENTINKNFERLFAQRGDEIAKLKYFTGDIKAGNLSAVLDPPRVTLQLQNVDNPQLLFRVRFKSGILVVGKGEKNTIKLDGWEVTVSAFMNNMIASPEHQNLTDKQIKAAIKAKAELEKSYDFYSPATIDEQNKARDPNVKENIVARKMKPGEYSIHRLFAAISEGSWSAPLLEESSVPGPNGTRMTLEKWIKEPENSVQATKVTSLLGEWAATHTHSAFFTLGLQVELPEKEESHTATFIPTSLRLQNYPYFTNDEIETHKNPADFPVGFENRPYNCFVYCEATDGAALPSVRRLPFTGNLAEPDGPNKLGEINGSFVISHQLFMDRHLLPLLRELSKAIQVIPLRPTCKTSDNGGDIFAPRFAFGCDPSDPEDKRKLPNSQADRGNPADKFFDWKWSPTGGYEWSDYVEADGSDRDYHDFVGYRPGAFFRRWSMNCKMSVKVTWVEGQSKMKVAGRTEYFHWEGYNRSTPNFSRQSGALWGRFTTIVTWSFIIELAVPSEVKTNKEILNGVIEPHVKGIDEATGMPTDFKLNTDDMSYVLDKTHLKVGLAVEDRVKAAVKNITANLQNKFTNVGRFYYPGGQELTFGDPLLTRQGDLIATITYKDLPPGRIGVRPANTMKYEVPAPTEPQTVEADPILEARDDDFACLLSWGGQVDSYEPPTEKDVPGRAKITLRGSNNTGKTIAFRRLQIHMLPTKFPDNEVKSLFPEDNPDFWEDPKVVEAEWKKRREARKAERARKKAEREREETARLAKEKADKEAAEESARLAKEKADKEAAEESARLAREKADKEAAEESARLAKEKAVTEAGKTKEEVTGGTTPITPDPSTPSSPETPPAAKGQDASSTKEQSSGSGSVPSTEEWVVLKADTMQMEEQGNAAPPPTNVRTSVDRDRPVAPEVKPSHSVLSDLGNIVRTIENKLGFVDEDDNQDPEPVPPVPKASFSYTSQGITQNGQFRINNEDGEIFFDIVPVNEDGEVEMGGKIILPAHAKIKIVLEGDVSTFGRFILDVGEFWADPTALDSDVYDGKYPHTFICAELDIMGGGEINVVSYNESKKIQGIIEKE